The Vitis vinifera cultivar Pinot Noir 40024 chromosome 8, ASM3070453v1 genome segment TTATAGTTGAAACATGGTCTTTGAGAAGACAActgaaaataattgaaacctTATGAAAATATTTAGGAGAGGTGAGAAAATGTTGATCACCATACCGAGTAATGTGaataaatggaaagaaaaaatgttcagCTTAAAGAATTGACCATTCACTACGTGTTGTTTGAGCTAAACAAAAGGTAGGCCAAAAAAAATGACTGAGACTTCCTTTTTATGTTGATGGAACGCACAAAAGAATTCCGAATTTCCAAGTGATAATGACTTTATTATTATAGatagttttatattttcattataaaatgaAATGGTGCAAATATTGAATTCATTCAATATCACTGTCTTTCTAAATTAAGTCAACTATACATGTATAAGtctataaaattgaattaaatatttatattcttttatcaaaataatacaaaatcatagttaatatgtttttttaagaacaaaagcaggaaataaataaataaatttccaCACAAATTGTTGTGtggaaaaaatgaataaatttttgaaaaagaaaataataaattgttgtGTGACTTGGAATAACATGAATgggaaaataattgaaagaaaaagcaaaaatggTCAAattaaggtgatgtttgttattttacttcattctaaatagaactttaatatttaatagtattaagtattagactatttatttctattaagtattaaaaggtaaagaaaatcaatatatattactttttatatttagaaaaaaaaaccaaatattttgactttttctatttaacaaaaaatttataataagtcatgaaaaaaatataaaaacaaacaaccaaaagtttgaaaataaattgcttttacaaaaaactaaaaaaacaaacaccctctaagattttgattaataatgatattaatggTCAAGAGTGAAGAGATTAAAAGGGAACTCACTCCTCCAAAAGGTTTAAATTGGATCATTCTTAAAACTTCACTTAAAGATCAATTTTAGCGTTATGATGGTTGATTGAGAAGTGgattaattttctaatattaattgtcctatgatgatgatgatgatgattattattattattgttattattatatttaaaatatgctgtggaaaaatgtatataaagaaaaaaacaagatatATAAAGTGAGGTGTCATCTTATGTGTAACTATATAACCGTTTCTCATCTTGAAACATCCATAAAAGTAATGTTTAAACATGTGTGGGCTTAGTAGTCTCTCCCAGCTGCTGCCAATGAGAATTCTattctttttatggattttatTCATGCCCTTATGCCCGATCTTTTTTGGTATGCATTGTACTTCGGTGTCTGGCGAATGTCTGAGTGATGGGAGGGTATGCCTGGAAGATGAGGTGTTGTTGCTGCTGCAACTGAAGAGCAGCCTCATATTTAATACTGCTGCATCGAATAAACTAGTTTCCTGGATTCAAAGCGCGGACTGCTGTTCTTGGGGAGGTGTAACCTGGGACGCCACTGGTCGTGTTGTCTCTCTTGATCTCAGTAGCGAATTCATTTCTGGTGAACTCAATAGCTCCAGTAGCATTTTCAGTCTACAATATCTCCAGAGCTTGAATTTGGCTAACAACACCTTCTCTTCTCAAATTCCAGCAGAATTCCACAAGCTTGGAAACTTAACTTACCTGAATTTGTCCAACGCTGGCTTTTCTGGGCAGATTCCAATTGAGATTTCCTACTTGACAAAGTTGGTTACTATTGATCTATCTAGCCTTTATTTCATCACCGGTATCCCAAAACTGAAACTTGAGAACCCAAATCTGAGAATGCTGGTTCAGAACCTCAAGAAGCTAAGAGAACTCCATCTTGACGGTGTAATCATATCAGCCCAGGGAAAGGAGTGGTGCTGGGCATTATCATCTTCAGTACCTAATCTCCAAGTGCTGAGCTTGTATAGCTGCCATCTTTCAGGCCCTATACATTATTCCCTGAAGAAGCTTCAGTCCCTCTCAAGGATTCGTCTGGATGATAACAATATTGCTGCTCCAGTTCCAGAATTCCTCTCCAATTTCTCAAATTTGACTCACTTGCAGCTCAGTTCTTGTGGATTATATGGAACATTTCCAGAAAAGATCTTTCAGGTACCAACCCTCCAGACTCTTGATTTGTCATACAACAAGTTGCTCCAGGGTTCTTTGCCAGAATTCCCTCAGGGTGGATGTCTAGAAACCTTGGTGCTCTCGGTTACAAAATTTTCAGGGAAATTACCCAACTCCATAGCGAATCTCAAGAGGTTGGCTAGAATAGAGCTTGCAGATTGTGATTTCAGTGGTCCAATCCCAACGGTGATGGCAAACCTTACTCAATTGGTTTACTTGGACTTCTCTCATAATAAGTTCTCTGGTGCAATCCCATCTTTTAGTTTGTCCAAGAATCTAACCCTAATAGACCTTTCTCATAATAATTTAACAGGTCAGATTTCTTCCTCTCACTGGGTTGGTTTTGTGAATTTAGTGACTATTGACTTTTGTTACAATTCACTGTATGGAAGTCTCCCGATGCCCCTGTTCTCCCTCCCGTCACTGCAGAAGATAAAACTTAACAACAACCAATTTTCTGGTCCATTTGGTGAATTTCCAGCTACGTCTTCTCATCCCATGGATACCCTTGATTTGAGTGGCAACAATCTGGAAGGGCCAATACCTGTATCCCTCTTTGATCTCCAGCATCTTAACATCCTTGACCTTTCTTCCAACAAATTCAATGGCACTGTTGAGCTAAGCCAGTTTCAGAAACTTGGAAATCTTACTACTCTTAGTCTTTCGTACAACAACTTGTCCATCAATCCAAGTCGTAGTAATCCCACTTCTCCTCTTCTGCCAATTCTTTCCACGTTAAAATTGGCTTCTTGCAAGCTCAGAACATTACCTGATCTTAGCAGCCAGTCAATGTTGGTAATTTTAGACCTTTCCCAAAACCAAATTCCGGGGAAAATACCAAATTGGATTTGGAAGATTGGTAATGGCTTTCTTTCTCATTTGAATCTCTCTCATAATTTACTGGAGGGTTTGCAGGAACCTTTGTCCAATCTTCCTCCGTTTCTGTCTACCCTTGACCTTCATTCCAACCAGCTCCGTGGGCCAATCCCCACTCCACCATCTTCCACCTATGTGGATTACTCAAACAACAGGTTCACCTCTTCCATTCCCGATGATATTGGTACTTACATGAACGTCactgttttcttctctctttcaaaGAATAACATCACTGGAATTATTCCTGCATCAATCTGCAATGCCCATTACCTGCAAGTTCTTGACTTTTCTGACAACAGTTTAAGTGGCAAAATACCCTCATGTTTGATTGAGAACGGGGATCTTGCAGTGCTGAATCTACGGAGAAACAAGTTTAAGGGCACTATACCTGGGGAATTCCCAGGTCACTGTCTTTTACAGACCCTAGATCTCAATGGGAATCTTTTAGAAGGAAAAATTCCAGAGTCTCTGGCCAATTGCAAAGCATTAGAGGTTTTAAACCTTGGGAACAATCGGATGAATGATATCTTTCCTTGCTGGTTGAAGAACATTAGCAGTCTGCGTGTTCTTGTTTTGCGAGCCAACAAATTCCATGGACCCATTGGATGTCCAAATAGCAATTCCACCTGGCCAATGCTTCAAATTGTCGATTTAGCTTGGAACAATTTTAGCGGTGTGTTGCCAGAAAAATGTTTCTCAAACTGGAGAGCAATGATGGCAGGTGAAGATGACGTCCAATCCAAGTCCAATCACCTGCGATTTAAGGTCCTAGCATTCAGTCAATTGTACTATCAGGATGCAGTAACAGTTACCAGCAAAGGTCAAGAAATGGAGCTTGTGAAGGTCCTAACTCTCTTCACTTCCATTGATTTCTCATGCAATAATTTCCAAGGGGACATACCAGAAGATATAGGAGACTTGAAGTTACTTTATGTTCTCAACTTATCTGGTAATGGTTTCACAGGCCAAATCCCATCATCACTAGGACAGCTGCGACAGCTTGAGTCATTAGACCTCTCACTGAACAAGCTGAGCGGGGAGATCCCTGCACAGCTCTCGAGCCTAAATTTCCTTTCGGTCCTGAACCTCTCTTTCAATGGATTGGTGGGAAGGATCCCTACAGGTAATCAATTGCAAACATTTTCAGAAAATTCATTTGCAGGTAACAGAGGATTATGCGGCTTCCCTTTAAATGTAAGTTGCGAAGATGCTACACCACCCACGTTTGATGGCAGGCACTCAGGTTCCAGGATAGCGATTAAGTGGGACTACATAGCTCCTGAAATTGGATTTGTGACAGGGCTGGGAATCGTGATTTGGCCTCTTGTGTTGTGTAGGAGATGGAGGAAATGCTACTACAAACATGTTGATGGAATTCTTTCAAGGATTCTCCATCAGAAAAACCAAGGAAGAGAAAGTGGTGGAAGACGAGGTCACGGAATTCGGAGGCGGAGAATGTAGCACTGATGAAGAGGGATGTGACCACTGGCCATGAGTCTATTTCCATTAATTCAATCCGAAACATTAAAAAGGGGTCCATAATATTATTTAAgtaaatgtataattttatatttggacAATGCCATGGTGTAGATTTTTATAGTAACGTTACTCTTACCTTTAGTGATGCGAGTATCATGGTATATAAATAAACggtttttatataataaagaatttAAGTTGTAAAACCACTCCATGAAAGCTTTCCTACAAATATAACATGttatatttaagaaatttgaaacaaagctatagaaaattgtttttacatattaaatagaaaatatcttttCTACCCATGTCCAGAAATGCTTTTTATGTACAGCCACAGTCTATAACCATTTTAAACCTACCCAAATTAAAATTCTAACTAGGGTGATTCAGGGAGCCACTCAAGCTGGGCTGGAGAATGGGTAAAGATATGTTGGCTGGATGTGGGCCCGAGTTGGGCTAAACTTCGTTGGGTGGATTTCTGttggtattaaaaaatatgGGCCTGGTTGTTACAAACGAAGACCCCCAATGAGGGAGCTAGGTCCATATTCAGCCCAATCAGCACATCTGAAGCCATAAGGGATTTAACAACATGAGCTTGAAAACTAAAACCCAAAACCATTCCCTAAATTATCAAAATCCATGTCCAGCTTGGCATTCAAATTGAATTTCCCTAAGCAGGTTCAATCTCTCCTTCCCTATTTCACCCTTTATGAATCCATGACCTTCACATCATACCCCGCAAATGACTGTACAGTTTTTGGGTTTGTTTTTGCCTT includes the following:
- the LOC100250533 gene encoding receptor like protein 22, with the protein product MCGLSSLSQLLPMRILFFLWILFMPLCPIFFGMHCTSVSGECLSDGRVCLEDEVLLLLQLKSSLIFNTAASNKLVSWIQSADCCSWGGVTWDATGRVVSLDLSSEFISGELNSSSSIFSLQYLQSLNLANNTFSSQIPAEFHKLGNLTYLNLSNAGFSGQIPIEISYLTKLVTIDLSSLYFITGIPKLKLENPNLRMLVQNLKKLRELHLDGVIISAQGKEWCWALSSSVPNLQVLSLYSCHLSGPIHYSLKKLQSLSRIRLDDNNIAAPVPEFLSNFSNLTHLQLSSCGLYGTFPEKIFQVPTLQTLDLSYNKLLQGSLPEFPQGGCLETLVLSVTKFSGKLPNSIANLKRLARIELADCDFSGPIPTVMANLTQLVYLDFSHNKFSGAIPSFSLSKNLTLIDLSHNNLTGQISSSHWVGFVNLVTIDFCYNSLYGSLPMPLFSLPSLQKIKLNNNQFSGPFGEFPATSSHPMDTLDLSGNNLEGPIPVSLFDLQHLNILDLSSNKFNGTVELSQFQKLGNLTTLSLSYNNLSINPSRSNPTSPLLPILSTLKLASCKLRTLPDLSSQSMLVILDLSQNQIPGKIPNWIWKIGNGFLSHLNLSHNLLEGLQEPLSNLPPFLSTLDLHSNQLRGPIPTPPSSTYVDYSNNRFTSSIPDDIGTYMNVTVFFSLSKNNITGIIPASICNAHYLQVLDFSDNSLSGKIPSCLIENGDLAVLNLRRNKFKGTIPGEFPGHCLLQTLDLNGNLLEGKIPESLANCKALEVLNLGNNRMNDIFPCWLKNISSLRVLVLRANKFHGPIGCPNSNSTWPMLQIVDLAWNNFSGVLPEKCFSNWRAMMAGEDDVQSKSNHLRFKVLAFSQLYYQDAVTVTSKGQEMELVKVLTLFTSIDFSCNNFQGDIPEDIGDLKLLYVLNLSGNGFTGQIPSSLGQLRQLESLDLSLNKLSGEIPAQLSSLNFLSVLNLSFNGLVGRIPTGNQLQTFSENSFAGNRGLCGFPLNVSCEDATPPTFDGRHSGSRIAIKWDYIAPEIGFVTGLGIVIWPLVLCRRWRKCYYKHVDGILSRILHQKNQGRESGGRRGHGIRRRRM